A single Eulemur rufifrons isolate Redbay chromosome 9, OSU_ERuf_1, whole genome shotgun sequence DNA region contains:
- the TRPV2 gene encoding transient receptor potential cation channel subfamily V member 2, giving the protein MTSPSSPPAFRLETSDGGQEDGTEDKGKQGFGGGPPPMESPFQGEDRNFPTKIKVNLNYRQVAGASQPDPNRFDRDRLFSVVSRGVPEDLDGLQEYLRRTSKYLTDSEYTEGSTGKTCLMKAVLNLQDGVNACILRLLQIDRESGNPRPLVNAQCTDEYYRGHSALHIAIEKRSLQCVMLLVENGADVHARACGHFFQKSKGTCFYFGELPLSLAACTKQWDVVSYLLENPHQRASLQATDSLGNTALHALVMIADNSPENSALVIPMYDRLLQAGARLCSEVQLEDIPNLEGLTPLKLAAKEGKIEIFRHILQREFSGPCQPLSRKFTEWCYGPVRVSLYDLASVDSCEENSVLEIIAFHCRTPHRHRMVVLEPLNKLLQAKWELLIPRFFFNFLCYLIYMLIFTAVAYHQPALEKAFLPLKPTAGNSMLLLGHILILLGGVYLLLGQLWYFWRRRLFIWTSFMDSYFEILFLVQALLTVLSQVLCFLAIEWYLPLLVSSLVLGWLNLLYYTRGFQHTGIYSVMIQKVILRDLLRFLLVYLIFLFGFAVALVSLSREAWVPGASAGPNTTVVQPVAGQEDEEGSGAPYRGILDASLELFKFTIGMGELAFQEQLRFRGVVLLLLLAYVLLTYVLLLNMLIALMSETVNSVATDSWSIWKLQKAIAVLEMENGYWWCRRKKQRAGVMLTVGTRPNGSPDERWCFRVEEVNWAAWEQTLPTLCEEPSGAGVPGVMRDLTLASRPGQAGALEEDHVPLQPLQSH; this is encoded by the exons ATGACCTCGCCCTCCAGCCCTCCAGCTTTTAGGCTGGAGACGTCCGATGGGGGTCAAGAAGATGGCACTGAGGACAAAGGAAAGCAGGGCTTTGGGGGCGGGCCGCCCCCCATGGAGTCGCCATTTCAGGGCGAGGACCGGAACTTCCCCACTAAGATCAAAGTGAACCTCAACTACCGGCAGGTAGCAGGTGCCAG CCAGCCGGACCCAAACCGCTTTGACCGTGACCGGCTCTTCAGTGTGGTCTCCCGGGGTGTCCCCGAGGATCTGGATGGACTACAAGAGTACCTGCGCCGGACCAGCAAGTACCTCACCGACTCAGAGTACACAG AGGGCTCCACAGGGAAGACGTGCCTGATGAAGGCCGTGCTGAATCTTCAGGACGGGGTCAACGCCTGCATCCTGCGGCTGCTGCAGATCGACCGGGAGTCAGGCAATCCGCGGCCCCTGGTCAACGCCCAGTGTACAGATGAGTACTACCGAGgccacagtgccttgcacattgCTATTGAGAAGAGGAGCCTGCAGTGTGTGATGCTCCTGGTGGAGAACGGAGCTGATGTGCATGCCCGGGCCTGTGGCCACTTCTTCCAGAAGAGTAAAGGGACTTGCTTCTATTTCG GCGAGCTGCCCCTCTCTCTGGCCGCGTGCACCAAACAGTGGGATGTGGTGAGCTACCTCCTGGAGAACCCACACCAGCGCGCCAGCCTGCAGGCCACCGACTCCCTGGGCAACACGGCCCTGCACGCCCTGGTGATGATCGCAGACAACTCGCCTGAGAACAGCGCACTGGTGATCCCCATGTACGACAGGCTCCTCCAAGCTGGGGCCCGCCTCTGCTCCGAAGTGCAGCTCGAGGACATCCCCAACCTAGAGGGCCTCACGCCCCTGAAGCTGGCTGCCAAGGAGGGCAAAATCGAG ATTTTCAGGCACATCCTGCAGCGGGAGTTCTCAGGACCATGCCAGCCCCTTTCCCGAAAGTTCACCGAGTGGTGCTACGGGCCTGTCCGGGTGTCCCTGTACGACCTGGCCTCTGTGGACAGCTGTGAGGAGAACTCAGTGCTGGAGATCATTGCCTTTCATTGCAGGACCCCG CACCGACACCGAATGGTGGTCTTGGAGCCCCTGAACAAACTGCTGCAGGCAAAATGGGAACTGCTCATCCCCAGGTTCTTCTTCAACTTCCTGTGTTATCTGATCTACATGCTCATCTTCACAGCTGTTGCCTACCACCAGCCTGCCCTGGAGAAG GCCTTTCTCCCCCTGAAGCCCACGGCGGGAAACTCCATGCTGCTGCTCGGCCACATCCTGATCCTGCTAGGGGGCGTCTACCTCCTCCTGGGCCAG cTGTGGTACTTCTGGCGGCGCCGTCTGTTCATCTGGACCTCCTTCATGGATAGCTACTTTGAGATCCTCTT CCTGGTCCAGGCCCTGCTCACAGTGCTGTCCCAGGTGCTGTGTTTCCTGGCCATCGAGTGGTACCTGCCCCTGCTTGTGTCCTCGCTGGTGCTGGGCTGGCTGAACCTGCTTTACTATACCCGTGGCTTCCAACACACAGGCATCTACAGCGTCATGATCCAGAAG GTCATCCTGCGGGACCTGCTCCGCTTCCTTCTGGTCTACTTGATCTTCCTTTTCGGCTTCGCTGTAG CCCTGGTAAGCCTGAGCCGGGAGGCCTGGGTACCTGGAGCCTCTGCAGGCCCCAATACCACGGTGGTGCAGCCTGTGGCCGGacaggaggatgaggagggcagTGGGGCCCCGTACCGGGGCATCCTGGACGCCTCCTTGGAGCTCTTCAAATTCACCATCGGCATGGGTGAGCTGGCCTTCCAGGAGCAGCTGCGCTTCCGCGgggtggtgctgctgctgctgctggcctaCGTGCTGCTCACCTACGTGCTGCTGCTGAACATGCTCATCGCCCTCATGAGCGAGACCGTCAACAGCGTCGCCACTGACAGCTGGAGCATCTGGAAGCTGCAG AAAGCCATCGCTGTCCTGGAGATGGAGAACGGCTACTGGTGGTGCAGGAGGAAGAAGCAGCGGGCGGGAGTGATGCTGACCGTGGGCACCAGGCCAAATGGCAGCCCCGATGAGCGCTGGTGCTTCAG GGTGGAGGAGGTGAACTGGGCTGCGTGGGAGCAGACGCTGCCTACACTGTGTGAGGAGCCGTCGGGAGCAGGTGTCCCTG